The following is a genomic window from Spirosoma agri.
CGGCTATTGGAACTTTGGCATTGGCGAATACAACGTCGGGTAGCTATAATACAGCAATGGGACTACAGGCGTTACAGAATAATACGACTGGAACAGGAAATACAGGATTAGGGACAGTGGCTTTATTAGCCAACACAACTGGGCAAAACAATACAGCTTCTGGCTACAAAGCATTGTTTACAAATACAAGTGGGCAGGGAAATACAGCTTTGGGCTCAGTGGCTTTACAGGATAATACGACCGGCAATAATAATACAGGATTAGGGACTGTGGCTTTACAGTCAAATACAACTGGTGCTAATAATACAGCTGCAGGTGCTGGTGCTTTACAAAAAAATACCACGGGCTACGAAAACACAGCAATTGGATCGAATTCCCAAGCCGCTAACACGAGTGGCTATTCAAACATAGCTGTTGGCACAGATGCATTGTCAAGCAACACAATTGGTAATGATAATACAGCCTTTGGGGGGTCTGCTCTGCTATCCAGCACAACGGGTAACGGAAATATGGCTTCGGGTAACCTTGCTTTACGTCTTAACACGACCGGTAATTCTAATACCGCAGTCGGAACTATTGGGTTGCAAAACAACACTACCGGTAATCTCAATTCGTCGCTTGGTTTCAATGCTGGGTCTTCGGTTGGCAACCTAAACAATTCAACGGCTATTGGCGCTAATGCAATAACTAACGCTAGCAACCAGATCGTGCTAGGTGATAATAGCATTACATCTTTACGCTGTAATGTACAAACCATTTCCTCACTTTCAGATAAACGTATCAAGGAGGATGTCCAAAAGAATGTGCCTGGTTTAACTTTCATTACCAAACTTACTCCTGTTACTTATCATGTAAATAAATTCAAGGAAGCTAAACTGATAGGATATTC
Proteins encoded in this region:
- a CDS encoding tail fiber domain-containing protein, translating into MKKVNIRKRHIVFALQLLVVATGATAQIRVGSPSGTVDGSASLDVRSGPYSSGSPYRGLLAPTVTTSQRDQIQNPSTGLIIFNSSTNQIEVNTGTSSSPVWTAGGASTAGGNSWNLNGNAGTTNGNFLGTTSNVPFYFRVNNQNSGRIDQLLNNVALGYLAYSSSATGTGNTAIGTLALANTTSGSYNTAMGLQALQNNTTGTGNTGLGTVALLANTTGQNNTASGYKALFTNTSGQGNTALGSVALQDNTTGNNNTGLGTVALQSNTTGANNTAAGAGALQKNTTGYENTAIGSNSQAANTSGYSNIAVGTDALSSNTIGNDNTAFGGSALLSSTTGNGNMASGNLALRLNTTGNSNTAVGTIGLQNNTTGNLNSSLGFNAGSSVGNLNNSTAIGANAITNASNQIVLGDNSITSLRCNVQTISSLSDKRIKEDVQKNVPGLTFITKLTPVTYHVNKFKEAKLIGYSSNLVKEDRTLHSGFLAQDVEKAAKEVGYNFEGVRQEEGGRYYTLGYTLFVIPLVQAVKELNTEIETLKAKVQANETAYALLADQVKQMQQTLGVSKVDVSTKMGKK